The Engraulis encrasicolus isolate BLACKSEA-1 chromosome 24, IST_EnEncr_1.0, whole genome shotgun sequence DNA window ttacagagggacaggaaattagtggggagagagacggggaaggttttggcaaatgacccgggtcggaatcgaacccgcgttgctggcgtagtaacccagtgccctaccggtaggccacggcagggccaattccTTCTTTTTTCTATGGGAGGAAAACGGAGGCACAAGTGCAGAGGAAGCAACTGAGGAAAGACATTGAGAAGGAGCTCCTGTAtgtaagtcagtggttctcaacctattttgTATAAACACCCCCtgagcctcatcataagcctgtcaacgccctcccttaatattaaaaaataaaatagactaatgctccccaatagCAActtagcaccgccccctctcttctgtatccttctcaatgcccacctagggctccccaatgtaGAGCCTGATTGAAAACACTAGTGTAAGTGAAGACACAAAAGGGCTTAAAGTGCTCAGGAGACTGCGCAAACAATGTTTCTCAGGTGTTCATCTGTACCGCGTGAAGTGTAAGtccaaaaaaggaggaaaaagcaGAGCCTTGATGacggccaatatggccgcaacgcatAGGCCAATGAGTTTTCAAACAGTAGGCTATAGCGACGTTATATTAAAGGCTtttatattttttctcaaatctcagagtgcctctgctctttcctcctTTTTGGATTAGTGTAAGTGAAGTTGtcatcagagccgtatatagagagctCTGGTTGTCATGCTCTCTTATCGCCCTCTAGTGGGCCTCATAAAGAATTCTATTCTGAGAAGCTGGAGAATTTAGTCCAAACATTCTAGTGATGCCATTTCAGCACTCCAAGGGCAGCCCATTCATTCCACACTGCAGAGACGAGCTTTGCACACCATCTGTTTGGCCAGAGCATGATTATCACATATCGGGCCGCAATCATTATGTCGATTAGCTTTTGATGAAAAAAACCCCTGataatcttttttaaaaaaactgaAAGAATCCATTTGTGATCAATGGGGATGAAAGATTTACAAGCTGCGGTCTGAGTTTCTATGATCATTTAACTACTATAACAACCACATGATAAAATGACAGAATCAAAAATTACATTTCATTCAGTCCTCCTTTTCATATGGCATGTTGGAATTACACAAATGTTAACATTTTAAGGACTGAATAATTAAGGCAATAATTagacccagggctctaaattaacaccagccaacctgccaaatgctggtaaaaatttcattcagtttggctggtagaaaagaaaagttACTAGCTACTTTTACCCataagtgagtgtgtttggctagtaagattaacagccattttagccagtgatgaaaaaagttaatttagagccctgattagaCCTAACAAAAGTAGTTGCAATGACTAGTATATTGGTAGCATATGTCTTACTCCAAACCAGGGAGCATGTTTATGAGTGAGCAgtggtgtcgttcaggggggtaaagcatgactgagtcaccagggccccatgtgtgtagggggcccacacacagtgcaATTTAGGAAGAtatatgcagggctggactgggggagaaatagtgccCAGGCACTTTTTGCTTAAAGCCCCCATAATTAGTGCAGAACTGATTCACTGATTCATGAAaatagggtgcagggcccacgagggtgcagggcccacctggaaatgcccgcaatgccagatggccagtccagccctggatatatgtccgggggtggggggtgggggggtccattggaggtgattgtacatagggcccaaaatttgctgctacgcccctgtgagTGAGGTCTGTTCTGTTGGTGCTGTATGGTCTCTTGTGATTCATTGCAAAGGCATTTGGGGGCAGAAAAGCAGTAAGAGAGGAGGACCCAGAGAGCGGCCAGACAGACTTGTGAAAACACAACCACTTCTCTCTTCTTTATGTCTCCACAGCTCAGCGTAACCAAGTGGTTTAAAGCTCACAGGAAACCCCTTTGGCTGGAGACATTATCTGGAGGGACATTGTTTGTGCGTTTTgggcatggggtggggggtgcaagCATGTCGTGGCACACACACCCCATATGTTTCCACTTAAACATCCTTTTTTTCCACAGGGGAGGAAACCAGACGCCAGTTCCTGCCTCTTTTCGAGTCCTAGTCCCTCCCTGCCCACTCactgccctctcttctcttcttttctcttctcttctcttctctatccctaCAAGCCACCGGTCCCAGACATGGACACCAATCTTTGGCTGTAAAAACGTACAAACTAATGCATCCGGTGTATACTCATCTAGCTGAGGCTTAAGGACCACCATTAGAGGATTATTACCAAGTACCTGACTGGTTAGGAGGGAGCGGTGAACTTCATCTTGAGGTCAATCATGCGGTGTgagtttgttttgctttgttgttCTCTATCCAGGGAGTAGACGTGCTAATTTGAATTTCACTGGGAACCGGCATGCTAACTTACAGTAAATCATTAGAAAATAATGTAGTTTCGTTGCAAAGCAATACGGTGAATGCACCATTGTTgacttttacattttattattggaaattactggtcagaagtcctgtcatctatgtgtgaattcttgccattcaaatattttgagaacgtaCTTTAAACCTACAtataatgcattttgcaatgcaatgcaaagcaatGCCCAGCGCAAAAATATAAATTTCCCAAAAttctccaaaatggatatacaccgttttgcaatgaaactcttcaaataAAGTTTGCATGTAATCACAAATACATGTAAATCTTTCTGTCTCAGATTTAAAGTcaattcactctctctgtctcgctcgctctatctctctctctctccccatctgtctGTGTACTGAGTGACATTGGCTAGTCAATGGCTATTGAATGTTCCTGTGTAAAGTGTAATTTCAGAGTGTGACATTCATCTGTCATCCTGCCATGTGTTCCCTTTGTAACCGGAGCCAAGTCTCTTACAGTAAACACGCGACATATTAGTCATGACTTTATATATGTGCTGAAAACTGATCcatccatgttctctctctctctctctctctctctctctctctctctctctctctctctctctctctctctctctccctatctgtactctctctctctctgtgtttacttTTCACCACTTCAAGTGTAAACCTCGATACCACGACAAGGGAAGGGACTGAGAAACCCCTTTCACTGACCCTCCTCTGTCGGATATAAACGCACATAGAAAAAAACCCAACTCCAACCACAACCATGGCCGCCCTGATCAGAGAGAACTTCAAGTTCGTGTCCCTGTTCTTCAAGAGCAAGGATGTGATGATCTTCAACGGCCTCATCGCCCTGGGAACGGTCGGCGGGCAGACGGCCTACAACATCTTCGCCTTCAGCTGCCCCTGCTCGCCGGAGCGGAACTACCTGTACGGCCTGGCCGCCATCGGGGTGCCCGCCCTCGCCCTCTTCCTGGTCGGGGTGATGCTCAACCACAACACCTGGGACATCCTGTCCGAGTGCAGGCTGAGAAGGTGCCGGAAGGTTAGTTAGTTAGGTATCTACTCTCTATAATACTatatagtagagatgcaccggatcctgatttttaggatcctgccggataccggatccactgcttaagatcctgtcggatccagaaccggataccggatcctacgaaagggttgaaacacatagcctactcacacacgtgggcccctttatcacgttggctcaaactattttgactgaaaagcctcgactaccggatcctggatcttggaaccggatccggatagtctgaaaaaccctattatcctgccggatcctggaaccggatcttggatcctgtacatctctactatatagtagcctatagtggCAGAAGGTTAGTTAGTTATCTGCTATCTAAAATACTATATAGTAAAGTGCCGGaaggttagttagttagttatctACTCTCTATAATACTATGCAGTATAGTGCCGGaaggttagttagttagttatctactatctataatactatataggttttttttttctctctctctctctattctcttttctctttctctactagTCTAGCACATTGAACGACAGTTTAATTTGATAATGTGCTATAGGGAATAGATCACACTTTTctagctttttctttttttgttattcatgaaattgaataaaaacaaataaaatgaataaaaaagaaaagataaataaagaaggaaaaaaaagagtgcAATCTGTTCCCTACTAGCTTGCTTCCTTCAGAGACGTACCAACAAGAAGGAGGAGTgcagtgtgtggaagataactttctgtgataatgtgctatataaataagtTTGATTGATTGAAGCTGTCCGGTCTCTTTATCTACTCTCcatcacattgaatgacagttttgtctgataatgtgctatacaaataagtTGGTAATACTTTATGATAATAAGGGATGCatgaaaagcattataaagactatGTAAATAATTAGCCAATGATGAACTAAACATTAAcatatgtttgtaaatgagtaggaaatgttatgttaatacttTATATTTTATTGAAGGTTTCCAGCGTGGCGTTTGATTGATTTACTTGATTGAAGGTGTCTGGCGTCGTCTTATGTGCTATATGagtattgatttgatttgattgattgaagGTGACCGGCGTGGCGTTCTTCGCGCTGCTGGCGTCCATCGTGGGCCGGGCCGTAGTGGCCCCCATCACCTGGTCCGTGTTGTCACTACTCCGGGGCGAGGCCTACGTGTGTGCCCGCAGCGAGTTTGTGGAGCCGGCCTCCATCCCGGGTTTCCCCGACAACCTGTCGCACGTGCCGGACGTCATGGCCGGCTTCCCCTGTCAGCAGGTGCCCACGGAGGTGCTGCAGTTCTGGGGAGTGATCGAGAGGAGGCTGAAGTACGAGTCCCAGGtaggcagaggtgcatcttgtcaccaggctaggcaggcagccacttggggcccccaaactcctagatggtgaataacagctcacatttttttccccacgattttgtttcaaatgtccaTTCCTTTCCATTTTTGCTGCCTCTGCAGATAGGGTGGTCGACTCGGCTGCCTGTTGTTTGACTTTTCATTCATACATGCAGGACTGTAAAtcaacttttttcaccaccagccaaaatggctaatacgCACTGCagatgttaaaggaccagttcagtcaatttcaacatgcagttgtaatgctcacactaccctggacttgtcagtacctgaagtttttcagtttttcagccttttcagagatcttggtcattgtaatgggggcagcgctttgtttacatttaaaaaaaacatttttatttatttccaaaatacatccgaaaggttatacaacatcagcagacaactagcaaacagcggtaccttttgggaaaatatttggagtaggcctatgctatttttttttatgtaaaaaaaatgctgcccccattaaaatagctcatatctcggaaagggctgagccgaaaaatgtggcaacaccgggtataggcctactaacaagtcaagggtagcgtgagcaatacaacagcataatgaaattgactgaactggtcctttaatcttactatccaaacacacacccactaatgggtcaaagtgactaggAAGCTGGTatattctaccagccaaacagaaatttcgccagcatttggtcggttggctggtgtttagagccctgcatacacgtaggcctattttgcaaACTCATTAGATGCCAGCCATTTTTAAATCATACAACGCAGCAATGCCAGATCATTTTCAGCATTTTGGTTGATTTTTCAAGACCCACAGAAAATTGAATTCTATGCCTATGTCAAACTGAATTGATGTGCATAGGCAATAGGCATCACTAGTACTGAACGTGAGGATCCAACATGGCGCGTCATTGGCGTCAAAGCGTGTAAGGGGTGGTCTGCCAAGTTCCAGTGgtctgttcaagttcaagttgattTCTTTGTTCCCCAAAGGGAAACTTGGTTGGAACAGgtatttataaacacacacaacagatggTTATAACACATCGTAAGACAGGTCATCACAACACCTATTGTATAGACACAGCCAACACAGAATGAGGCATCAACCGCTACATTGCACAGACAGACTCTGCCTGTTGTATGAATTTCATCCCTATAAGATTAAGTGTTAAATTGTTCAAAGGACTTCATGCAATCAGCGatgatgtaatgtaaaatgtaaaacaatACACAGTACAAACAATAAAagatgtagtgttaattcaacacttagagagtactgtgTGACCAAATATACAATCAGTCTAGAAGATTGTACATTACGTCTCTAACTGTTAATTTAACATTGAAAAATGTACTTTGTACATGTCTGATAGGGAATGTCCCCGTTTCCCAAGGAATATAATAAATAACATAGTAATATAATTATATAAAAACAGGCAATAGGTCCCCTATGTGGTTTGATGTGTGGTTTTCTGCTTGATgcgtttatccaaagcgacttacagatatcacagtgtattggttacagttcttggaacagtgtgtggggataggtgccttgctcaaaggcacttcaaccatggagggagaaaaggattggtaagggtggggattgaacctgcaatatgatccagtccaactccctaaccattacaccatagcTGCCCCAGAACATAAATATGATATGAAAGGCCTAAAAGTATAGGCCACATTTTAGTGAATCGACTTACATTCAGTAAATTATACAAATTACATCCACATTCCACAAcacaaaatctttatcttttcagggcaAGTAGTCAAAGTTCTGTGTCTTAGCAATAAATTGCTGGGGGAACCCTGAACTTCTATCTAAAGCAGGGATGtcgaactcaggcccgggggccaaatctggcccgcggagccattttattcggctcGCGAGATgatttcaaatgtgtgttacagttggcccacatacaccattaatgtatagcgtaacaagacttgaacatgaaatttggtatgTCACAGGATGTGAAATCACATTTAAACTGCCatgtatgatgggaaagagtgtgtgtggaatTGAACTGAGTAtaaagtgcatgtacacacaattttagtctttttttttttaagcgaatCTTGAGTTCGGTCtgcaacttcgttccagattttgattttgtctctcagtcaatttgagtttgacaccctgaTCTAAAGAGATCATCTCTATCTATGTTCTAAATACAGACGTGAAAACCTGACACCTCATTAGCtccggggtgcatttctcgaaagcgtagttgctaactacagtagctattttgttggttgcaatgcaatttcccattggcaactacccaagttgctaacagctaacaactacacttttgagaaatgcaccccgggGCAACTGGCCAACTGCATGCAAGCCATCTTTCATGCACATAGTTCATGTCATTTTTTAAAATCATAATAAATAAGatcaaaatataaatgaaaaggaCAAATGATGGAATGTTACAAAATCAGAACaagatcttttttctttttgaatcagtGTTGTGAGTTGTTGGGCTGGACTTTCCAGCGTTACACTTGTCTATTACaagttatgtagcctacagtttAAACGACAACCTTCAGCTCTGCCTACAGTGTGACCCCAGACTATACTTTTAGTGTTACACTCAGGCTTTCCAGACTACCTGTAGACTGTTATACTCTTATACTAACTTCTACACTGTTATTGGTCCTGTCTTGTGCTTTAATGTCtgcatgagcactgtctatgtccatactgtcttaagtccatgtataagtactgtctatgtctatactgtctatgtccttacctagattagtctatgtctgtatgggaaagcaagaaatgtaatttcaaattctttgtatgaccagtgcatgtaaagaaattgacaataaaacctacttgacttgacttgactaatgtcTGTCTCGTTAATGTCAGTCCTAGCATGGGATAGATGGAAATAGAATTTCCTTGTATGAACTTTGCATGAAGTGCAttgtatgaagaaactgacaatatagctgccttgacttgacttgacaaacccATTGGCAGATTTTAAACTCTATTTGTTTCCATTCTGCTGTCTCAGTGCTATA harbors:
- the calhm2.1 gene encoding calcium homeostasis modulator protein 2.1; protein product: MAALIRENFKFVSLFFKSKDVMIFNGLIALGTVGGQTAYNIFAFSCPCSPERNYLYGLAAIGVPALALFLVGVMLNHNTWDILSECRLRRCRKVTGVAFFALLASIVGRAVVAPITWSVLSLLRGEAYVCARSEFVEPASIPGFPDNLSHVPDVMAGFPCQQVPTEVLQFWGVIERRLKYESQLLGWLLVGAVSLTAFLTLCLRHCCSPLGYQQEAYWSSFRSQENNLFQRTMDAHAHLQAIRGVRSFFGFAALDADEKALLEEAGEAGAKEQIPSLEWNRITGVYLYRENQGEPLYSRLHKWSNYTLLEDKEDMEKDMNGVSQLGFDLLTPAACAGHVGLPRSCLSCRGRLSTGSRKGCLHG